Within Mycobacterium heckeshornense, the genomic segment CGGCGGTGCTGTTCGGGATACTGGTGCTGCAGTTTCGCAACGGCGACGGCCTGACGCCAGGCAGCACCGATCTGTCATACGTGCGCGAAATCGCCACTGTCACACTGGTTCCCGTGTTATTCGTGCTGTTCTGTGTGGTCATGGTCAGCGCGTGGTCGAACGCGGTCAACTTCACCGACGGCCTCGACGGGCTAGCCGGCGGCTGCATGGCGATGGTCACCGCAGCCTACGTGCTGATCACCTTCTGGCAGTACCGCAATGCCTGCGCCAACGCGCCCGGGCTGGGCTGTTACAACGTGCGCGACCCGCTGGACCTGGCCCTGGTCGCGGCGGCCACGGCGGGTGCCTGCATCGGATTTCTGTGGTGGAACGCCGCACCGGCCAAGATCTTCATGGGCGACACCGGATCGCTGGCACTGGGCGGAATTCTCGCGGGCATCTCGGTGACGAGCCGCACCGAGATCCTCGCCGTCGTGCTCGGCTCGCTGTTCGTGGCCGAGATCACCTCGGTCGTGCTGCAGATCCTGGCCTTCCGCACCACCGGTCGCCGGGTGTTCCGGATGGCGCCGTTCCACCATCACTTCGAGCTCGTCGGCTGGGCCGAGACCACGGTGATCATCCGGTTTTGGTTGCTTACCGCAATCAGCTGCGGTTTGGGTGTGGCCCTGTTCTACAGCGAGTGGCTGGCCGCGATCGGCGACTGACATGGGGCACGAGGCTGGCCTGGACGCGCTCGCACCGGATGCGGCCGTGCTGGTCGCCGGTGCCGGAGTGACGGGCCGTTCGGTGCTTGCGGCGCTGGCCCCGCTGGATGTCAGGCCAACCCTCTGCGACGACGACGCGGCCGCGCTGCAGCGCCATGCCGACGCCGGGATAGCCACCACGAGCCCGTCCGCGGCCGCGCAACACATCGGCGACTATGCGCTCGTCATCACCAGCCCCGGGTTCAGGCCGACGGCGCCCGTGCTCGTCGCCGCCACTGCGGCCGGCGTGCCGATCTGGGGCGACGTGGAGCTGGCTTGGCGGCTGGACGCCTCCGGCCGCTACGGGCCGGCGCGCCGGTGGCTGGTCGTGACCGGCACCAACGGCAAGACCACCACCACTTCGATGCTGCACGCCATGCTCACCGCCGCCGGCCTCAACGCCCGGTTATGCGGCAACATTGGTAACCCACTGCTGGACGCGCTGGCCGAGCCTGCCGACCTGCTGGCCGTGGAACTGTCCAGTTTCCAGCTGCACTGGGCGCCGTCGCTGCGACCCGACGCCGGTGTCGTGCTCAACATCGCCGAAGACCACCTCGACTGGCACGGCAGTATGGACGCCTACATCGCCGCCAAGGCGCGTGTACTGAACGGCCGGGTGGCGGTCGTCGGGCTCGACGACGAGCGTGCGGCGGCGCTGCTCGACACCGCGAGCGCGCCGGTGCGGGCCGGCTTCCGGCTGGGCGAGCCGGCAGCCGGCGAACTCGGGGTCCGCCGTGGGCGGCTCGTCGACCGGGCGTTCGCCGACGACCTGGCGCTGGCGCCGGTCACCTCGATACCGGTGCCCGGGCCGGTGGGGGTGCTGGACGCGCTGGGCGCCGCGGCGCTCGCCCGCTGCGTCGGAGTGCCGGGGCCGGCGATCGCCGACGCGCTCGAGTCATTTCGCGCCGGACGCCACCGCGCCGAGCTCGTCGCCGTCGTCGACGGCATCCGCTACGTCGACGATTCGAAGGCCACCAACCCGCACGCGGCCGAGGCGTCGGTCTTGGCCTACCCGCGGGTGGTGTGGGTCGCCGGCGGTCTGCTCAAGGGGGCCTCGGTCGACACGACCGTCGCCAGGATCGCAAACCGGCTGGTCGGAGCGGTCTTGATCGGCCGTGACCGCACCGAGTTTGCCGAGGCGTTATCACGACACGCGCCCGATGTCCCCGTCGTACAGGTTGTGACAGGCGAGGATGCTGATGTGCAAGCGACTGTTGAGACTTCTGTTGTCTGTGTGACAACCGACATTGGCGCGTCCGGCGCAAGCCTCGGTGCCCGGGTGATGACGGCCGCCGTGGCGGCGGCGCGGGACATGGCCAAACCCGGCGACACGGTGCTGCTGGCGCCGGCGGGTGCGTCGTTCGACCAGTTCACCGACTACGCCGACCGCGGTGAGGCATTCGCCGCCGCCGTGCGCGCCGCAACGCGGTAGGCGGTGGTGAGCAGCGTGCTGGCCCGGTTGCGGCACCGGGGCAACAAGTCGCAGCAGGCGAACGAGTCGGCGCCTGCCGAGGCGGCGCAGACCCCGTCAGGCAGCCGGCCGCGAGCCGTGGTGGCGAGTGCGGTTGGCGGGCCACGCAGCCGGTTCGGCGCCTGGCTGAGCCGGCCCATGACGTCGTTTCACCTGATCGTCTCCATTGCCGCGCTGTTGACCACGTTGGGATTGATCATGGTGTTGTCGGCGTCCGGGGTGCGTTCCTATGACGACGACGGCTCGGCGTGGGTCATTTTCGGCCGGCAAGTGTTGTGGACGCTGATCGGGCTGGTGGCGTGCTACCTCGCGCTGCGGGTGCGGGTGCGGTTGATGCGCCGTGTGGCGTTCTTCGGCTTCGCGTTGACCATCGTGTTGCTGGTGCTGGTGCTGATTCCCGGAATTGGCCACTACGCCAACGGCTCTCGCGGCTGGTTCGTGGTAGCGGGTTTTTCGATGCAGCCCTCGGAGCTGACCAAGATCGCCTTCGCCATCTGGGGTGCGCACCTGCTGGCCGCCCGGCGCATGGAGCGAGCGTCGTTGCGCGAGATGCTCATCCCGCTGGTGCCGGCCGCCGTCATCGCGTTGGCGCTGATCGTGGCCCAGCCCGACCTCGGCCAGACCGTGTCGTTGGGCATCATTCTGCTTGCCCTGCTGTGGTATGCGGGCCTGCCGCTGCGAGTGTTCGTGAGTTCGCTGTTCGCGGTCATCGTCTCCGGGGCGATCCTGGCGGTCTCCGAGGGTTACCGCTCCGACCGGGTGCGCTCGTGGCTCAACCCCGGACAGGACCCGCAGGACACCGGCTACCAGGCCCGTCAGGCAAAGTTCGCGCTGGCCAACGGCGGGATCTTCGGTCACGGTCTCGGCCAGGGCACCGCGAAATGGAACTATTTGCCCAACGCCCACAACGACTTCATTTTCGCGATCATCGGCGAAGAACTGGGCTTCGTCGGCGCGTTCGCGCTGCTGGCGCTCTTCGGCCTGTTCGCCTACACCGGCATGCGCATCGCCCGCCGGTCCACCGACCCGTTCCTGCGGCTACTGACCGCCACTACCACGATGTGGGTGATCGGGCAGGTCTTCATCAACGTCGGCTACGTCATCGGCCTGCTGCCGATCACCGGCCTGCAGTTGCCCCTCATCTCGGCCGGTGGAACATCAACGGCAACAACACTTCTCATGATCGGGGTGATGGCGAACGCGGCTCGCCACGAACCGGAGGCGGTCGCGGCACTGCGCGCCGGCCGCGACGACCGGATGAACCGGCTGCTGCGGCTGCCGTTGCCCGAGCCGTATACACCGACCCGGGTGGAGGCGCTGCGTGACCGGCTGCGCTCTCGAGCGCACCCGCCCACGCGGCAGCACAAACCCGACCGCACGCCCGCGGCACCGCGGGCTGCGCGATCGGCAAAACCTCACACGGCGCATCGGCCTGCCGGCCGATCGGGGCATCATGGAGGGCGTCAGCGCCACGCCGGGCAGCGTCAGCCACGCAGCGGGCGGACTCGTGCACTGGAAGGTCAGCGTTATTGAACGACTCGGTCACTCGGCCAGCCGAGCATGCCCCGTTGTCGGTCGTCCTCGCCGGTGGCGGAACGGCCGGGCACGTCGAGCCCGCCATGGCCGTCGCGGATGCGCTGACCGCGCTCGATCCGCGGGTGCGGATCACCGCACTGGGCACCCCGCGCGGGCTGGAGACCAGGCTGGTGCCCGAGCGGGGCTACCGGCTTGAACTTGTCACCCCGGCCCCGTTGCCGCGCAAGCTCACCGCCGATCTGGCGGGGCTGCCGACACGGGTATTTCAGGCCGTCCGGCAAGCTCGGGCGGTGCTCGACGAGGTCGACGCCGACGTCGTGATCGGGTTCGGTGGATACGTCGCGCTCCCGGCGTATCTGGCCGCCCGCGGTGCGCTGGCTGGTCGGCGTCGCGTGCCGGTGGTGATCCACGAGGCCAACGCCAGCGCAGGGCTGGCCAATCGGGTCGGGGCCCCGCTCGCGCAGCGGGTGCTGGCGGCCGTGCCGGATTGCGGGCTGCGGGCCACTGAGGTGGTCGGCGTGCCGGTCCGGTCGGCGATCACCGGGCTGGACCGCGCGGCGTTGCGGTCGGAAGCGCGGGCCCACTTCGGTTTCGCCGGGGACGCCCGGGTGCTGCTGGTGTTCGGTGGGTCGCAAGGCGCGGTGTCGATCAACCAGGCGGTCGCGGCGGCTGCCGCCGACCTGGCCGCCGCCGGTGTGGCCGTGCTGCATGCCTACGGGCCCAAGAACACCCTCGACCTGCGTACCCCCGGGCCGGGTGACCCGCCCTACGTGGCGGTGCCTTACCTGGACCGCATGGAATTGGCTTATGCTGCAGCCGATTTAGCAATTTGCCGGTCCGGGGCGATGACGGTCGCCGAAGTTTCGGCCGTGGGTCTGCCCGCCGTCTACGTCCCGCTGCCCATCGGCAACGGCGAACAGCGGCTCAACGCGCTGCCGGTGGTCAACGCCGGCGGCGGGATGCTGGTGGCTGACGCCGATTTGACGCCACGCTTTGTGGCCGAACAGGTGGCCGGGCTGCTTAACGACGCGGCGCGGCTGGCGGCGATGACGGCGGCCGCGGCGCGGGCCGGTCACCGCGATGCGGCGCAGCGGGTGGCTCGGGCCGCCGTCGATGTGGCGCACGATGCGCGCCGGTCGCGTGCGCGCCGGACTGCGGGCACGGGGCGACGATGAGCGACACCTCGCTGCCGCCCGAGCTACGGCGGGTGCACATGGTCGGCATTGGGGGAGCGGGCATGTCGGGTATTGCCCGTATCTTGCTCGACCGCGGCGGGATGGTATCGGGCTCTGACGCCAAGGAGTCGCGCGGCGTGCGTGCGCTGCGGGCCCGGGGCGCGGTGATCCGGATCGGCCACGACACGTCTGCGCTGGATCTGCTGCCCGGCGGGCCGACAGCGGTCATCACCACCCGCGCCGCGATTCCCAAGACCAACCCCGAACTCGTCGAGGCCCGCCGCCGCGGCATCCCCGTGGTGCTGCGCCCGACGGTGTTGGCCAAGTTGATGGCCGGGCGCACCACCCTGATGGTCACCGGCACCCACGGCAAGACGACGACGACATCCATGCTCGTCGTCGCGCTGCAGCACTGTGGGTTTGATCCGTCCTTTGCGGTGGGAGGTGAGCTGGGCGAGGCCGGGACCAACGCCCATCACGGCAGCGGCGATTATTTCGTCGCCGAGGCTGACGAAAGTGACGGCTCGCTGCTGGAATACAGCCCCCACGTCGCGGTGGTTACCAACGTCGAGTCCGACCATCTGGACTTCTTCGGCAGTGCCGACGCCTACGCCGCGGTGTTTGATTCCTTCGTCGAACGCCTTGCCCCCGGCGGGGCGCTGGTGGTCTGCACCGACGATCCGGGGGCGGCCGCGTTGGCGGAACGCAGCGCCGCTCTCGGTATTCGGGTGCTGCGCTACGGCAGCACACCGGCCGGCGAGTTGGCCGGCACGCTGCTGTCGTGGGAGCAGCAGGGTACCGGCGGGGTCGCGGCCATCCAGCTGGCCGGCGATCCCAACCCGTGGGCGATGCGGTTGGCGGTGCCGGGCCGGCATATGGCGCTCAACGCGTTGGGCGCATTCTTGGCGGCGATCGAAATCGGCGCCCCGGCCGAGGCGGTGCTCGACGGGCTGGCCGGTTTCGAAGGCGTGCGCCGCCGATTCGAGTTGGTCGGCAGCGCGGCGTCGGTGCGGGTATTCGACGACTACGCCCACCATCCGACGGAGATCAGCGCGACACTGACCGCGGTCCGCACCCTGCTCGAGCAAAGTGGCGGTGGGCGTGCAGTGGTGGTCTTTCAGCCCCACTTATATTCGCGGACAAAGACTTTCGCCGCCGAGTTCGGTCGTGCTCTTGATGCTGCCGACGAGGTGTTCGTGCTCGACGTCTACGGGGCGCGGGAGCAACCGTTGGCAGGCGTGAGCGGCGCGAGTGTGGCCGAGCACATCAGCGTGCCGGTGCACTACATGCCCGATTTCTCCGCTGTCACCGAGGCGGTGGCCGCGGCGGCCCGGCCCGGTGACGTGGTCGTCACGATGGGTGCCGGCGACGTGACCATGCTGGCGCCGGAAATCGTCACGGCGCTGCGGGTGCGGGCCAATCGAACCGTGCCCGGTCGGGCGGGGGAGCGATGGTGAGCGAGCCGACGGGCGGGCCGGCGGCCGAGGCGGTGACCGAGCCGATCGCCGCGTCCGGCGACGAAAACGATACAGCGGCAGTCCGTTTCGAGGGCCCGCGGCGGCGGGCACGCCGGGAGCGTGCCGAGCGGCGCGCCGCCGAAGCGCGGGCCAGGGCCATCGAAGAGGCACGCCGGGAGGCCAAGCGCAGGGCCCTCGGACGCGCTGTCAGCGAGGCCCGACCGCTTCCCCGGGGCGCTGTCCGCGGATTGAAGACGCTGTTGGCGACGGTGTTGTTGGCGGGTGCGGCCGTTGCGCTCGGGCTCATCCTCTACTTCACCCCGGTGATGTCGGCGCGCAGCATTGTCGTCACCGGAACCGGCGCGGTCACTCGCGAGGAAGTGCTCGACGCGGCGAGGGTGCGTCCCGGGACGCCGCTGCTGCAGATCGACACCGGTCAGGTCGCTGACCGGGTGGCCACCATCCGGCGGGTCGCCAGCGCGCGGGTACAGCGCCAGTACCCGTCAGCGCTGCGGATCACAATCGTCGAGCGAATTCCTTTGGTGGTCAAAGACTTTCCTGACGGCCCGCACCTCTTCGACCACGACGGAGTCGACTTCGCGACCGCCGCGCCGCCGACGTCACTGCCCTACATCGATGTCGACAATCCCGGCCCGGGTGATCCGGCCACCCAGGCCGCCCTGGCGGTGCTGAGCGCGCTGCGTCCCGAGATCGCCGGCCAGGTAGCGCGGGTCGCGGCTCCCTCGGTTGCCTCCATCACGCTCACCCTGGCCGACGGGCGGACGGTGATGTGGGGGACCACCGATCGCACGGCGGAGAAGGCCGAGAAACTGGCCGCCCTGCTAACGCAGCCCGGCCGCACCTACGACGTGTCCAGCCCGGATTTGCCGACGGTCAAATAGCGCGGAGGAGCCGCGGCGCCGCAATTGCATTCACGGTCGTGAATTTCGGGCAATCACAGCCCTACGCGCAATCTCAGCGCCGGGCTCGATCACCGCACGTGACGAAAATGGCCGAAATTCACCGCAACAACTCGGCGCGCCTGCATCGCTAGCACGCGCCGCCGCCATACCGTTCTGTGTGCGTGGAACTACTTGACATAACTCTAAGCCTTAGGTTGAGGTTGAGAGTTTTACGACTCGCCGAGGGTCGCCAAGCGTTTCACCACCAGGCCAAGCCCACCAGGGAGGAAGACTTCAATGATGACCCCCCCGCATAACTACCTGGCCGTCATCAAAGTCGTGGGTATCGGCGGCGGCGGCGTCAACGCCGTCAACCGGATGATCGAGCAGGGCCTCAAGGGCGTGGAGTTCATCGCGATCAACACCGACGCGCAGGCGTTATTGATGAGCGATGCCGACGTCAAGCTCGACGTCGGTCGCGACTCCACCCGCGGCCTCGGCGCGGGCGCCGACCCGGAGGTGGGCCGCAAGGCCGCCGAGGACGCCAAGGACGAGATCGAAGAACTGCTGCGGGGGGCCGACATGGTGTTTGTCACCGCCGGTGAGGGCGGCGGTACCGGAACCGGTGGGGCGCCCGTCGTGGCCAGCATCGCCCGCAAGCTCGGCGCGTTGACGGTCGGGGTCGTCACCCGGCCGTTCTCGTTCGAGGGCAAGCGGCGCAGTCAGCAGGCCGAAGCCGGCATCGCCGCGCTGCGGGAAAGCTGCGACACGCTGATCGTGATCCCCAACGACCGCCTGCTGCAGATGGGCGATGCCGCGGTGTCGCTGATGGACGCCTTCCGCAGCGCCGACGAGGTGCTGCTCAACGGCGTACAGGGCATCACCGACCTGATCACCACGCCGGGCCTGATCAACGTCGACTTCGCCGATGTCAAGGGCATCATGTCGGGTGCGGGCACGGCGCTGATGGGCATCGGCTCGGCGCGCGGCGAGGGCCGCGCGCTGAAAGCCGCCGAGATCGCGATCAACTCGCCGCTGCTGGAAGCGTCCATGGAAGGCGCGCAAGGTGTGCTGATGTCGATCGCCGGCGGCAGCGACCTTGGCCTGTTCGAAATCAACGAAGCAGCCTCGCTGGTGCAGGACGCCGCGCACCAGGATGCCAACATCATCTTCGGCACGGTCATCGACGACTCGCTGGGCGACGAGGTGCGAGTCACCGTGATCGCGGCCGGCTTCGCCGCCAACTCACCCGGGCGCAAGCCGATCAGCAGCTCTGGCCAGGGCCAGAACATCGCGGCGGGCAAGGCAGGCAAGGTCACCTCGACGCTGTTCGAGCCCGCCGACGCCGTCAGCGTGCCGCTGCCCACCAACGGCACCACGATCAACATCGGCGGCGAGGACGACGACGAAGACGTCGACGTGCCGCCGTTCATGCGGCGCTAATACTGGGTAGGTGGGCTATCGCATCCGGCGAGTGATCACCACCCGGGCGGGCGGCGTGTCGGCGCCGCCCTTCGACACGTTCAACCTCGGCGATCACGTCGGAGACGACCCCGCGGCAGTCGCGGCCAACCGGGCCCGGTTGGCCGCGGCGGTCGGGCTCGGCGCGAACCGGGTGGTGTGGATGAATCAGGTGCACGGTGATCGCGTCGAGGTGGTCGACGAGCCGCGTGACGGCGCGGTCGACGGCACCGACGCATTGGTCACCGCCACGCCGCGGCTGGCGCTGGCCGTGGTGACCGCCGATTGCGTGCCGGTGCTGATGGCCGACGCGCGGGCCGGCGTGGTCGCCGCGGTCCATGCCGGCCGTGTCGGCGCCCAGCGCGGAGTGGTGGCGCGGGCGCTGGAGGTGATGCTGACCCTCGGCGCTCACGCCGACGACGTCTCTGTGCTGCTCGGCCCCGCGGTCAGCGGGAGCAACTACGAAGTGCCCGCGGCGATGGCCGACGAGGTCGAGGCGGCGCTCCCGGGCAGTCGTACCACAACGCCGGCGGGCACTCCCGGACTCGATCTTCGGGCCGGAATCGCTTGTCAACTAAGTGATTTGGGGGTCACCGCCATCGACATCGATCCGCGCTGCACAGTGGATGACCCGAGCTTGTTCAGTCACCGCCGGGGCGCGCCGACGGGGCGGATGGCCTCACTGGTGTGGATGGAATGATCGCCATGGCCGACGTCGGGCGGGGCGCGGAGGGCCGAGAAGACCGCGAATCGCAATTGGCCCGCGCGCTAGCAACGGTGCAATCCCGATTGGCGGCGGCCGCCGAGGCGGCCGGGCGCAAAGTCGACGAAATAGAACTTTTGCCAATAACCAAATTCTTTCCAGCAACCGATGTGGTGATTTTGTCGCGGCTTGGTTGTACGTCGATTGGCGAATCCCGCGACCAGGAAGCGTCGGCGAAGGTTCGGGAAGTCGCCCGCATATTGGGTGCGGGGTCACCGCCGGTGCGCTGGCACATGGTCGGCCAGGTCCAGCGCAACAAGGCGCGGTCGCTGGCCCGCTGGGCACACACCGTCCACTCGGTCAGTAGCGCGCGGGTGGCGGCCGCACTCGACCGCGCGGTGGGCACGGCCCGCGCCGAAGGTCGTCGCCGGGACCCGCTGCGGGTCTACGTCCAGATCAGTCTCGACGGCGACGTGTCACGCGGTGGCGTGGATATCTCGACGTCCGGGGCGGTGGACGAGGTCTGCGCCCGGGTGGCCGCAGCGGAAAACCTCGAGCTGATCGGGTTGATGGCGATCCCGCCGCTGGATTGGGATCCGGACGCGGCCTTCGAACGTCTGCGGTCGGAGCACCAGCGGGTGCGCCGATCACACCCGAGCGCGGTTGGGCTGTCCGCGGGGATGTCGAACGACCTGGAAGCAGCGATAAGACACGGTTCGACCTGTGTGCGTGTCGGTACAGCGTTATTGGGCCCGCGACCGCTACGGTCACCGTGAGTAGTCACTGTCGTCACACCTTCATCACAGACACCGCATCCAGAAGGGGTCCCGCGATGAGCACACTGCACAAGGTCAAGGCCTACTTCGGTATGGCGCCGATGGAGGACTACGAGGACGAGTACTACGACGACGACCGCGCCCCGGGCCGCGGCTACCCGCGGCACCGGTTCGAGGACGGATATCGCCGTTACGACGGCCGTGACTACGACGACCCCCACGCTGAGCCCGACGACTACCCGCCGGGCGGTTACCGTGGCGGCTACGCCGACGACCACCGGTTCCGGGCCCGCGACTACGACCGTACCGAGCTGGCGCGACCGCGATTCGGGCTGCTGCGGGGCGCGACCCGCGGCGCCCTGGCGATGGACCCGCGCCGGATGGCGATGATGTTCGACGAGGGCAGCCCCCTTTCGAAGATCACCACGCTGCGGCCCAAGGACTATACCGAGGCCCGCACTATCGGCGAGCGCTTCCGCGACGGCACCCCGGTAATCATCGACCTGGTTTCGCTGGACAACGCCGAAGCCAAACGGCTGGTCGACTTCGCCGCCGGTTTGGCATTCGGGTTGCGCGGATCGTTCGACAAGGTCGCCACCAAGGTGTTTCTGCTCTCGCCCGCCGACGTCGAGGTGACGCCGGAGGAGCGCCGGCGAATCGCCGAGACCGGGTTCTACGCCTACCAGTAACAGGCCCGCTGCGAGCCGGTCGGATGTGTCCGCGCCGACCAAGTCGGTAGGCTGACGCTCGTCACCCTGGTCGCGGGCGGCGTTGTTGTCGATGTCACATTCTGAAGTAAGTAAGGTCGGGCTGTCGTTGGCGCTGTTCTTCGAAATCCTCGGTTTCGCGCTGTTCGTTTTCTGGCTGCTGTTGATCGCGCGGGTCGTTGTCGAGTTCGTCCGCTCGTTCAGTCGTGATTGGCATCCGCGCGGCGCCACGGTGGTGATCCTCGAGCTCATCATGTCGATCACCGACCCGCCGGTAAAACTGCTGCGACGGCTGATCCCGCAGCTCACGATCGGCACTGTTCGCTTCGACCTGTCGATCATGGTGCTGTTGCTGGTGGCGTTCATCGGCATGCAGCTGGCGTTTGGCGCTGCGGCGTAAGCCGCGGCTGTTCACCGGAGCGCACCGAAATGTGTTCGCGGCGCGGTTTTCTCGATCCTTTAAGGACGCGATTTGATAAACCTTAAAATTTGAAATTCGTTCTTAATTATCGGTCTAATCTGCAACCGCCGGGTCTGGTGTGACAGGATGGGCGGCAGTTGCGGTACGGCTACCATGCCGTCCTACACTTTCCAGACCGGTTTAACCGCACAGAGTCGAGGGGGCAAAGAATGCCGCTCACACCAGCCGACGTCCATAATGTGGCGTTCAGTAAGCCGCCGATCGGCAAGCGCGGCTACAACGAAGACGAGGTCGACGCCTTCCTCGACCTAGTGGAAGCTGAACTGACCCGGCTCATCGAGGAGAACTCCGATCTGCGCCAACGGGTCAGCGAACTCGAGCAGGAGTTGGCAACTGCCCGCGCCGGTAGCGGTGCGCAACCGACCGAGGCCATGCCGCTGTATCGCCCGGAGCCCGAACCCCAACCTGCGCCCGCGGCTCCCGACGACATCGGCCAGGACCAGGCCATCAAGGCCGCCAGGGTGCTGAGTTTGGCTCAGGACACCGCCGACCGGCTGACCAGCACAGCCAAGGTGGAGGCCGAGAAGCTGCTGGCGGATGCCCGCGTCAACGCCGACCACATCATCGCGGAGGCCCGGCGGGAAGCCGACGCAACGATTGCCGAGGCCCGGCAGCGCGCGGACGCGATGCTGGCCGATGCGCAAACCCGTTCCGAGGCCCAGCTGCGCCAGGCCCAGGAGAAGGCCGACGCGCTGCAGGCCGACGCCGAGCGCAAGCATTCCGAAATCATGGGAACCATCAACCAGCAGCGCAGCGTGCTGGAGGGCCGCCTGGAACAGCTGCGGACCTTTGAACGCGAATACCGCACCCGGCTGAAGACCTACCTGGAATCCCAACTCGAAGAACTCGGCCAACGTGGCTCGGCCGCGCCGGTTGATTCCAGCGCAACCAACGAAGCCGGTGGATTCAATCAGTTCAACCGGGGTACTAACTAGCGTAGCTGGCCTGGCTCGCATGTGCGCGGTGGCTGTTTGCCAGGCTAAGCAGCCAAAGTCCCGCCGGCTGGAGGATGACCGATGCTGATTATTGCGCTGGTGCTTGCGGTGATAGGCCTTGCCGCACTGGTATTCGCGGTCGTCACCAGCAACGCGTTGGTGGCGTGGGTGTGCATCGCGGCCAGTGTGCTTGGCGTGGTGCTGCTGATCGTCGACGCGCTGCAGGAACGCCGGCGACGTCAGGTCGGTGCCTCTGCCGGTGAGCCGGTCTCGGTGACCGCCGAGTCGGAATCCGCGACTGGCCCGAGCGAATACGAGGCCGGTGCTGCCGACCTCGGCAGCCAGCAAGCGTTGTACGCCGACTACCCCGAGGACGTCGCAGCGGAGGACATTGCCGAGTCTGGCGAGCATCCCGCCCCCGGCAGCGGCCAGGGCGGCAAGGACGACGACACCCGTTAGGTTTCGGCCCCCGGCCACGGTGGGGTCGCGAGCAGCTCACGAACCTCGTCGTCAGTGACCTGATGGAAGTCCTCGTAGACCTGCCCCACGGCCTCGAAAGCGGGCGGCATCATCGCGCACACCACGTCGTCGGCTTCTTCGCCGAGTTGCTGGCAAGCTGACGGCGGGCCCACCGGGACTGCGACCACCACCGATTCCGGGCCGGCCGCCCGCACGGCGCGCACCGCGGCGAGCATGCTGGCACCGGTGGCAATGCCGTCGTCGACGAGGATCACGGTCTTACCACGTGGATCAGCAACCGGTCGGCCGCCACGGTAGGCCTGCTCGCGCCGCTTGAGTTCGGCGGATTCGCGTTCGATGACCGCGCGCACTTGCTCCTCGCTGATGCGCAGGCTCGACACCACGTTGTCGTTCATCACCACGCCGCCGCCGCTCGCCAACGCCCCCATCGCCAGTTCGCTCCATTGCGGCACACCGAGCTTGCGGACCAAAAACACGTCCAAGTCGGCGTGCAGCGCGGCGGCGACTTCCCAGCCGACGGGCAGGCCGCCCCGTGCCAGCCCGTACACCAGCAGTCC encodes:
- a CDS encoding cell division protein FtsQ/DivIB; translated protein: MVSEPTGGPAAEAVTEPIAASGDENDTAAVRFEGPRRRARRERAERRAAEARARAIEEARREAKRRALGRAVSEARPLPRGAVRGLKTLLATVLLAGAAVALGLILYFTPVMSARSIVVTGTGAVTREEVLDAARVRPGTPLLQIDTGQVADRVATIRRVASARVQRQYPSALRITIVERIPLVVKDFPDGPHLFDHDGVDFATAAPPTSLPYIDVDNPGPGDPATQAALAVLSALRPEIAGQVARVAAPSVASITLTLADGRTVMWGTTDRTAEKAEKLAALLTQPGRTYDVSSPDLPTVK
- the ftsZ gene encoding cell division protein FtsZ; translation: MTPPHNYLAVIKVVGIGGGGVNAVNRMIEQGLKGVEFIAINTDAQALLMSDADVKLDVGRDSTRGLGAGADPEVGRKAAEDAKDEIEELLRGADMVFVTAGEGGGTGTGGAPVVASIARKLGALTVGVVTRPFSFEGKRRSQQAEAGIAALRESCDTLIVIPNDRLLQMGDAAVSLMDAFRSADEVLLNGVQGITDLITTPGLINVDFADVKGIMSGAGTALMGIGSARGEGRALKAAEIAINSPLLEASMEGAQGVLMSIAGGSDLGLFEINEAASLVQDAAHQDANIIFGTVIDDSLGDEVRVTVIAAGFAANSPGRKPISSSGQGQNIAAGKAGKVTSTLFEPADAVSVPLPTNGTTINIGGEDDDEDVDVPPFMRR
- the pgeF gene encoding peptidoglycan editing factor PgeF; protein product: MGYRIRRVITTRAGGVSAPPFDTFNLGDHVGDDPAAVAANRARLAAAVGLGANRVVWMNQVHGDRVEVVDEPRDGAVDGTDALVTATPRLALAVVTADCVPVLMADARAGVVAAVHAGRVGAQRGVVARALEVMLTLGAHADDVSVLLGPAVSGSNYEVPAAMADEVEAALPGSRTTTPAGTPGLDLRAGIACQLSDLGVTAIDIDPRCTVDDPSLFSHRRGAPTGRMASLVWME
- a CDS encoding YggS family pyridoxal phosphate-dependent enzyme; protein product: MIAMADVGRGAEGREDRESQLARALATVQSRLAAAAEAAGRKVDEIELLPITKFFPATDVVILSRLGCTSIGESRDQEASAKVREVARILGAGSPPVRWHMVGQVQRNKARSLARWAHTVHSVSSARVAAALDRAVGTARAEGRRRDPLRVYVQISLDGDVSRGGVDISTSGAVDEVCARVAAAENLELIGLMAIPPLDWDPDAAFERLRSEHQRVRRSHPSAVGLSAGMSNDLEAAIRHGSTCVRVGTALLGPRPLRSP
- a CDS encoding cell division protein SepF, producing the protein MSTLHKVKAYFGMAPMEDYEDEYYDDDRAPGRGYPRHRFEDGYRRYDGRDYDDPHAEPDDYPPGGYRGGYADDHRFRARDYDRTELARPRFGLLRGATRGALAMDPRRMAMMFDEGSPLSKITTLRPKDYTEARTIGERFRDGTPVIIDLVSLDNAEAKRLVDFAAGLAFGLRGSFDKVATKVFLLSPADVEVTPEERRRIAETGFYAYQ
- a CDS encoding YggT family protein, whose product is MALFFEILGFALFVFWLLLIARVVVEFVRSFSRDWHPRGATVVILELIMSITDPPVKLLRRLIPQLTIGTVRFDLSIMVLLLVAFIGMQLAFGAAA
- a CDS encoding DivIVA domain-containing protein; translation: MPLTPADVHNVAFSKPPIGKRGYNEDEVDAFLDLVEAELTRLIEENSDLRQRVSELEQELATARAGSGAQPTEAMPLYRPEPEPQPAPAAPDDIGQDQAIKAARVLSLAQDTADRLTSTAKVEAEKLLADARVNADHIIAEARREADATIAEARQRADAMLADAQTRSEAQLRQAQEKADALQADAERKHSEIMGTINQQRSVLEGRLEQLRTFEREYRTRLKTYLESQLEELGQRGSAAPVDSSATNEAGGFNQFNRGTN